From a region of the Calonectris borealis chromosome 2, bCalBor7.hap1.2, whole genome shotgun sequence genome:
- the PLEKHA8 gene encoding pleckstrin homology domain-containing family A member 8 produces MEGVLYKWTNYLSGWQPRWFLLCGGILSYYDSQEDAWKGCKGSIQMAVCEIQVHPADNTRMDLIIPGEQYFYLKARNAVERQKWLVALGTAKACLTDSRTQKEKEFTENTEALKTKMSELRLYCNLLVQQVHKTKEASISGVSEPESGIDMGALLKSTCDTFLKTLEECMQIANTAFTSELLHQTPPGSPHLAVLRTNKIKHSVLSSHTSTERYNKSLYCQSPSNLFLVVSFFPGIKEDGENKLQAVESFGAHKLLQSETNSLSGLTLREEDRNENDSPTFFSVMSNRFSDIELRDEEGIPTEEFLESCYAIVPVLDKLGPTVFAPVKMDFVGNIKKINQKFITNKEEFDTLQKIVLHEVNAGVAQVRNSATEALLWLKRGLKFLKGFLTEVKNGEKNIQTALNNAYGKTLRQHHGWVVRGVFALALRAAPTYEDFVAALSVEECDPQEETFYKGMQRDLNIYLPAMEKQLNILDTLYEVHGLESDEVV; encoded by the exons ATGGAGGGGGTGCTGTACAAGTGGACCAACTACCTGAGTG gctggCAGCCTCGATGGTTTCTTCTCTGCGGTGGCATCCTGTCCTATTATGACTCTCAGGAAGATGCCTGGAAGGGTTGTAAGGGAAGCATCCAAATGGCCGTGTGTGAAATTCAAG TTCATCCTGCAGATAACACACGAATGGACCTGATCATCCCAGGGGAACAATACTTCTATCTGAAGGCAAGAAATGCAGTTGAAAGGCAAAAGTGGCTGGTTGCGCTAGGAACTGCCAAAGCCTGTCTGACCGacagcaggacacagaaggaaaaag agttcactgaaaacacagaagcCTTGAAGACTAAAATGTCTGAACTTAGACTGTACTGTAACCTCCTTGTTCAGCAAGTGCATAAAACAAAGGAAGCCAGCATTTCTGGTGTATCAGAACCAGAG AGCGGGATTGATATGGGAGCTCTGTTAAAATCAACCTGTGACACCTTCCTGAAGACTCTTGAAGAATGTATGCAGATTGCAAATACTGCCTTCACTTCTGAGTTATTGCATCAGACCCCGCCTGGATCCCCACATTTGGCAGTTCTCAGAACGAACAAG ATAAAGCACTCTGTCTTGTCCAGTCACACCTCAACGGAAAGGTATAATAAAAGTCTTTACTGTCAATCTCCTTCTAATTTGTTTTTGGTAGTGTCTTTTTTTCCC GGCATTAAAGAAGATGGAGAGAACAAGCTGCAAGCTGTAGAAAGCTTTGGTGCCCACAAGTTGCTGCAGTCAGAAACTAATTCTTTAAGTGGATTGACTCTGCGTgaggaagacagaaatgaaaatgattctCCTACCTTCTTCAGTGTCATGAGCAATAG GTTCAGTGATATTGAACTTCGGGATGAGGAGGGCATACCAACAGAAGAGTTTCTGGAGTCATGTTACGCCATTGTGCCCGTTCTGG acaagCTGGGACCAACTGTTTTTGCCCCTGTTAAAATGGATTTTGTAGGTAACATCAAG aaaataaaccagaaatttaTAACCAACAAAGAAGAGTTTGATACCCTTCAGAAGATAGTGCTCCATGAAGTGAACGCTGGCGTAGCACAAGTTAGAAACTCTGCTACGGAGGCTCTCCTGTGGCTGAAAAG AGGCTTAAAGTTCTTGAAAGGGTTTTTGACAGAAGTGAAGAATGGGGAAAAGAATATCCAAACAGCTCTGA ACAATGCTTATGGAAAGACATTACGGCAGCACCATGGTTGGGTTGTCCGCGGGGTCTTTGCG TTAGCTTTAAGGGCAGCTCCAACGTACGAAGACTTTGTGGCAGCTCTGTCTGTAGAGGAGTGTGATCCTCAGGAAGAAACATTTTACAAAGGAATGCAGAGGGACCTCAACATTTACTTACCAGCCATGGAAAAGCAGCTAAATATCTTGGACACACTCTATGAAGTACATGGTTTGGAGTCAGATGAGGTGGTATGA